From one Sulfurimonas sp. HSL-3221 genomic stretch:
- the queA gene encoding tRNA preQ1(34) S-adenosylmethionine ribosyltransferase-isomerase QueA: MTTRTRKRPLPLRTSSYDFTLPEALIAVHPAQPRDHARLLVYDRKTDTVAHTRFDKIEAFLPEGCGIIFNDTKVIKARLFGKKESGGKVELLINRPLDAYRVSVYIRGKMKAGTRLHFGQELEAVVEELHEDGSRTVTFERAGEKLRFEALLPIIDIIGHMPLPPYIQREDNDEDAVEYQTVFAKNEGAVAAPTASLHFTDELFASVCAHHPHAYVTLHVGAGTFKPVEAEIITDHPMHSEYYEIPGNAKALIDGDLPLLCVGTTSTRTVEYYVRTHETGGEANLFLHPGNPPKRVNHLLTNFHLPKSTLLMLVASFVGLEKTHELYAEAIREQYRFYSYGDAMLIL, encoded by the coding sequence ATGACGACGAGGACGAGGAAGAGGCCGTTGCCCCTCAGAACGTCTAGTTACGACTTCACCCTCCCCGAGGCGCTTATTGCCGTCCACCCGGCCCAGCCGCGCGACCACGCCCGGCTGCTCGTTTATGACCGCAAAACCGACACCGTCGCCCACACGCGCTTCGACAAGATCGAAGCCTTCCTGCCCGAAGGGTGCGGCATCATCTTCAATGACACAAAGGTGATCAAGGCCCGCCTTTTCGGGAAAAAAGAGAGCGGCGGAAAGGTCGAACTCCTCATCAACCGCCCCCTCGACGCCTACCGGGTCAGCGTCTATATCCGGGGGAAGATGAAAGCGGGCACCCGTCTACACTTCGGCCAGGAGCTCGAGGCCGTCGTCGAGGAGCTGCATGAGGACGGCAGCCGCACTGTCACGTTTGAGCGTGCCGGAGAAAAGCTGCGTTTCGAAGCCCTGCTACCGATCATCGATATCATCGGACATATGCCACTGCCCCCCTATATCCAGCGTGAGGACAACGACGAAGACGCCGTGGAGTACCAGACGGTCTTCGCGAAAAACGAAGGGGCCGTCGCCGCGCCGACGGCCTCGCTGCACTTTACCGACGAACTCTTCGCCTCGGTCTGCGCGCACCACCCCCACGCCTACGTCACGCTGCACGTCGGCGCCGGTACCTTCAAACCCGTCGAAGCGGAGATCATCACCGACCATCCGATGCACTCGGAGTACTACGAAATCCCGGGCAATGCCAAGGCCCTCATCGACGGCGACCTTCCCCTGCTCTGCGTCGGCACGACCTCGACCCGTACGGTTGAGTACTACGTCCGCACCCACGAGACCGGGGGCGAAGCGAACCTCTTTCTGCACCCCGGCAACCCGCCGAAGCGCGTCAACCACCTGCTGACCAATTTCCACCTGCCCAAATCGACCCTGCTGATGCTCGTCGCCTCCTTCGTCGGACTGGAAAAGACCCACGAACTCTATGCCGAAGCGATCCGGGAGCAGTACCGTTTCTACAGCTACGGCGATGCGATGCTCATCCTCTAG
- a CDS encoding GlcG/HbpS family heme-binding protein yields MKIATVLGVLTLPALLLTAADVVRIERMDLGLASEIAKRAVEACRQEGYWVSAVVVDRSANVQVVMRDTYAARFTMQIAEQKANAVIMAGTDTTTFVAKRSDIRNELNNIEGLIMMEGGLPVKSGDTLIGAVGVSGAPGGKLDAACAAKALASLKERLAFALMDDNE; encoded by the coding sequence ATGAAAATCGCAACCGTCTTGGGCGTATTGACACTGCCCGCTCTTCTGCTCACCGCCGCCGACGTCGTCCGGATCGAGCGTATGGATCTCGGCCTCGCCTCGGAGATCGCCAAGCGTGCCGTCGAGGCCTGCCGGCAGGAGGGGTACTGGGTCAGTGCCGTGGTGGTCGACCGCAGCGCCAATGTCCAGGTGGTGATGCGCGATACCTATGCAGCGCGTTTTACGATGCAGATCGCCGAACAGAAAGCCAACGCGGTGATCATGGCGGGGACGGATACGACGACCTTTGTCGCCAAACGCAGCGACATCCGTAATGAGCTGAACAACATCGAGGGGCTGATCATGATGGAAGGAGGCTTGCCGGTCAAATCGGGGGATACCCTGATCGGTGCCGTCGGCGTCAGCGGCGCACCCGGCGGCAAGCTGGACGCTGCCTGCGCGGCGAAGGCCCTCGCATCGCTCAAGGAGCGGCTGGCGTTCGCACTGATGGATGACAACGAGTAG
- a CDS encoding lipocalin family protein — protein MTKLLTLLTLTVLITLLEGCQQKAPVLLPTVEHVDLERYSGLWHEIARYENRFEEGCVGATATYRLKADHVAVVNRCYDDAGRLKDEARGEARVVEASGNAKLRVSFFWPFYGDYWIIMLAADYRYAVVGDPQRKYLWVLARDTVLEDRDREAILARLVALKYDPFKLYWTGFKAMCNH, from the coding sequence ATGACGAAACTCCTGACACTTTTAACACTGACAGTGCTCATCACCCTCCTGGAGGGCTGCCAGCAGAAAGCCCCTGTACTCCTCCCCACCGTCGAGCATGTCGACCTGGAGCGCTACAGCGGTCTCTGGCACGAGATCGCCCGCTATGAAAACCGCTTCGAGGAGGGGTGTGTCGGGGCGACGGCCACGTACCGGCTGAAAGCGGATCATGTCGCGGTCGTCAACCGCTGCTATGACGACGCCGGGAGGTTAAAGGATGAGGCGAGAGGAGAAGCCCGTGTTGTCGAAGCGAGCGGGAACGCCAAACTGCGGGTGAGCTTTTTCTGGCCCTTCTACGGCGATTACTGGATCATCATGCTTGCCGCCGACTACCGCTATGCCGTCGTCGGCGACCCCCAGCGCAAGTACCTCTGGGTCCTCGCCCGCGACACGGTGCTGGAGGACCGGGACCGCGAAGCGATTCTCGCGCGCCTCGTCGCACTGAAATACGACCCCTTCAAACTCTACTGGACCGGTTTCAAAGCGATGTGCAACCACTGA
- a CDS encoding nitroreductase family protein yields the protein MFLSKGWQMRSTEYGIDDLFLKRFSPKHFLDKPLGEKDLCAVLEAAMTAPSCFNEQPWRFVLGPKEDFLEILSTKNADWAVSAPLLMMVCSTQTFSYNRKPNRWHAFDSGTAMAFLIVEASKRGIYVHPMGGFSADRAKERFGLMGLEPHAVLALGYSDESHTMTPRLGLDEIVIDCRES from the coding sequence ATGTTTCTCTCCAAAGGATGGCAGATGCGCAGCACGGAATACGGTATCGACGACCTCTTTTTGAAACGGTTCTCCCCCAAACATTTTCTGGACAAACCCCTGGGAGAGAAGGACCTCTGTGCCGTCTTGGAAGCCGCGATGACGGCACCGTCTTGCTTCAATGAACAGCCGTGGCGTTTTGTTCTGGGGCCGAAAGAGGATTTCCTCGAGATTCTCAGCACGAAAAATGCCGATTGGGCCGTATCCGCTCCTCTGCTCATGATGGTCTGTTCGACCCAGACCTTCTCTTACAACCGAAAACCGAACCGATGGCACGCCTTCGACAGCGGCACGGCGATGGCTTTTCTGATCGTCGAAGCGTCCAAACGCGGCATCTATGTGCATCCCATGGGCGGGTTCAGTGCCGACAGGGCGAAAGAGCGTTTCGGGCTCATGGGTCTCGAACCCCATGCGGTGCTTGCCCTGGGCTACAGCGATGAGTCCCATACCATGACGCCGCGCCTCGGACTCGACGAGATCGTCATCGACTGTCGGGAGAGCTAA
- a CDS encoding DNA-processing protein DprA — MSDLLSVKVPALEAMRKYPETLFFEGNTALLSRVKLSIVGSRRADGYARFITSQLASKLSQAGVCIVSGGAMGIDATAHAAAGAANTIAVLGSGIDVRYPATNRALLDSIAHEGLLLSPFNDGFQATPWSFVVRNEIVVALGDALIVTQADENSGSMRSVEHALRMGKKIYVLPHRIGESEGTNRLLEEGRAEAIYDIDAFVARYGEATRCVGDPFLEYCRTGPTYEDAVRDYPQEVFRYELEGKIAITAGRISVLV, encoded by the coding sequence ATGAGTGATCTGCTTTCAGTGAAGGTCCCCGCCCTCGAGGCGATGCGGAAGTATCCGGAAACACTCTTTTTCGAGGGCAATACGGCGCTGCTCTCAAGGGTCAAGCTCTCCATTGTCGGCTCCCGGCGGGCGGACGGATATGCTCGCTTCATCACGTCGCAACTGGCATCGAAACTTTCGCAGGCAGGAGTCTGTATCGTCAGCGGCGGCGCGATGGGCATCGACGCGACGGCCCATGCGGCGGCGGGCGCGGCCAATACGATCGCCGTGCTGGGCAGCGGGATCGATGTACGCTACCCGGCGACGAACCGCGCCCTGCTTGACAGCATTGCGCACGAAGGGTTGCTGCTCAGTCCCTTTAATGACGGTTTCCAGGCGACGCCCTGGAGCTTTGTCGTCCGCAATGAGATTGTTGTCGCGCTGGGCGATGCTCTGATCGTCACCCAGGCCGATGAGAACAGCGGCAGTATGCGCAGCGTGGAGCATGCCCTGCGCATGGGAAAGAAGATCTATGTCCTTCCCCACCGTATCGGCGAAAGCGAGGGAACCAACCGTTTGCTAGAAGAGGGGAGAGCGGAGGCGATCTACGATATCGACGCCTTCGTGGCGCGTTACGGCGAGGCCACACGCTGTGTCGGCGACCCTTTTTTGGAATATTGCCGAACCGGACCGACCTACGAGGATGCCGTACGTGACTATCCCCAGGAGGTCTTCCGCTACGAACTCGAGGGGAAAATCGCCATTACGGCGGGCCGGATCAGCGTTCTTGTGTAA
- a CDS encoding divergent polysaccharide deacetylase family protein, with the protein MAQQRKKSAPRKRAAGGKPRRKKNTFTYTLLKGVIFLLIAFILAAGGYFFGYQKAKQEHRGALLTERQHSAELKKALKKAKARTASHEYEKAPPRPAARAEKVEPESGEKPMMAIIFDDVSFAHDVRNIKALNLPVTMSFLPPSKRHPDSAALAAKQSYYMVHLPMEAVSFSAEEPLTLHVGDDETVIDERIRQIKNLFPKVAFVNNHTGSKFTADRDAMERLLYALDREGITFIDSRTTGKTAVPALMKSLHRPYISRDVFLDHDPDVGAVKKQVSRAVKIAKKYGSVVVIGHPHKQTLQGLEESKALLESVQLVRIDTLAAYESHE; encoded by the coding sequence ATGGCGCAACAGCGGAAGAAGAGTGCTCCTAGGAAGCGTGCGGCCGGGGGAAAGCCCCGGCGCAAAAAAAATACATTTACCTATACGCTGCTCAAAGGAGTGATCTTTTTGCTGATCGCCTTTATTCTGGCGGCGGGAGGCTATTTCTTCGGTTACCAGAAGGCGAAGCAGGAGCATCGCGGGGCGCTGCTGACGGAGCGTCAGCACAGCGCCGAACTGAAGAAGGCGCTTAAAAAGGCAAAAGCGAGAACGGCGAGCCATGAATATGAAAAAGCACCGCCGCGACCGGCAGCACGGGCTGAGAAAGTCGAACCGGAATCAGGGGAGAAACCGATGATGGCCATCATATTCGATGATGTCTCTTTCGCCCATGACGTCCGCAATATCAAAGCATTAAACCTGCCGGTGACGATGTCTTTCCTTCCCCCCTCCAAACGCCACCCCGATTCGGCTGCGTTGGCGGCCAAGCAATCTTACTATATGGTCCACCTTCCGATGGAGGCGGTCTCCTTTTCGGCCGAAGAGCCTTTGACACTGCATGTCGGGGATGACGAGACAGTGATCGATGAACGTATCCGGCAGATCAAGAACCTTTTTCCGAAAGTCGCCTTCGTCAACAACCATACGGGAAGCAAGTTCACCGCCGACCGGGATGCGATGGAGAGACTTCTTTATGCGCTTGACCGGGAAGGGATCACCTTCATCGACAGCCGTACGACCGGCAAGACGGCGGTACCGGCTCTGATGAAGTCACTGCACCGTCCCTACATCAGCCGCGACGTTTTCCTTGATCACGACCCCGATGTCGGCGCGGTGAAAAAGCAGGTGAGCCGTGCGGTGAAGATCGCGAAAAAGTACGGTTCGGTCGTCGTAATAGGGCACCCGCACAAACAGACGCTCCAGGGATTGGAAGAGTCCAAGGCGCTTCTCGAGTCGGTGCAGCTGGTGCGGATCGACACATTGGCGGCATACGAAAGCCATGAGTGA
- a CDS encoding cation:proton antiporter domain-containing protein: MDQLLLAIFLTLAIAAVLSILLKRLGISHLIGYILTGTIISYLFGFNGLSILTLDVVGEFGIVFLMFTIGLELSLGRIRSMKEILLTNGLLQVSLSVLVIFVLAYFPFGLDFNTSLIVALAFSLSSTAIVLTYLKQSKDILTPYGQISMGILIFQDLAVIPILLLISFLSNHDLSIGEVLLKTALSAAIVITVMFTVGAKSVNALLKFSARTELDELFLGAVFAIVIGTSLLAHGMGFTYSLGAFIAGMIIADTDYSVKVESDIASYRDLLLGIFFFGVGTKIDLFYFLEHIHLILFVFVLAMLFKAAVIYAIIRLNNDKNTSAKSALALAQIGEFSFAVFALAGAEELISSEAASFLILVSVISMILTPLVVNNIYKLSSYFEKEFYESDVITPIGRSNHIVVAGFSTLGKIVCADLQAKGVSFIVITDNLKQVLHARKLGYMAYFGHLNKRPVLESLNVDSAKAVILTVNSEHNKRLIGEAVRAFTAQPDIIMKIDTPTERRQLRSIEGARFIDASFEVSSLLVEEATALPSSGTTK; the protein is encoded by the coding sequence ATGGACCAATTACTACTGGCAATCTTTCTTACCCTTGCCATCGCCGCCGTACTGAGCATCCTGCTCAAACGCCTGGGCATATCCCACCTCATCGGCTATATCCTCACGGGGACGATCATCAGCTACCTTTTCGGTTTCAACGGGCTGAGCATTCTTACCCTCGACGTCGTCGGCGAATTCGGCATCGTTTTTTTGATGTTCACCATCGGGCTTGAACTGAGCCTCGGGCGGATCCGAAGCATGAAAGAGATTCTCCTGACCAACGGTCTGCTGCAGGTCTCCCTCAGCGTCCTCGTGATTTTCGTCCTCGCCTATTTTCCTTTCGGCCTGGACTTCAATACCTCGCTCATCGTCGCCCTGGCCTTTTCGCTCTCATCGACGGCGATCGTCCTCACTTACCTCAAACAGTCCAAGGACATCCTGACCCCTTACGGGCAGATCTCGATGGGCATCCTGATTTTCCAGGATCTGGCAGTCATCCCGATCCTTCTGCTGATCAGTTTCCTCTCCAACCATGACCTCTCCATCGGCGAGGTACTGCTCAAAACGGCACTGTCGGCCGCCATCGTCATCACCGTCATGTTCACGGTCGGGGCGAAGAGCGTCAATGCCCTGTTGAAATTCTCCGCACGTACGGAACTCGATGAACTCTTTCTCGGCGCCGTGTTCGCCATCGTCATCGGCACTTCCCTGCTTGCCCACGGGATGGGCTTTACCTACTCGCTGGGGGCCTTCATCGCCGGGATGATCATCGCCGATACCGACTACAGCGTCAAGGTCGAATCGGATATCGCCAGCTACCGGGACCTGCTGCTGGGCATCTTCTTTTTCGGCGTCGGCACCAAGATTGACCTGTTCTATTTCCTGGAGCATATCCATCTCATCCTTTTCGTTTTCGTCCTGGCCATGCTTTTCAAAGCTGCCGTCATCTACGCTATTATCCGTCTCAACAACGACAAGAACACCTCGGCCAAGAGCGCCCTTGCCCTTGCGCAGATCGGGGAGTTCTCCTTTGCCGTCTTCGCCCTGGCCGGGGCGGAGGAACTCATCAGCAGTGAAGCCGCCAGCTTCCTGATCCTTGTGAGCGTCATTTCCATGATCCTTACCCCCCTCGTCGTCAACAACATCTACAAACTCTCCTCCTACTTCGAAAAAGAGTTTTACGAATCCGACGTCATCACCCCGATCGGCCGCAGCAATCACATCGTCGTCGCCGGCTTTTCGACACTGGGCAAGATCGTCTGCGCGGACCTTCAGGCCAAGGGCGTCTCCTTCATCGTCATCACGGACAACCTCAAGCAGGTACTGCATGCCCGCAAACTCGGCTACATGGCCTACTTCGGCCACCTCAACAAACGCCCGGTACTAGAATCGCTGAATGTTGACAGCGCCAAAGCCGTGATTTTGACGGTTAACAGCGAACACAACAAACGCCTGATCGGCGAGGCTGTCCGTGCCTTTACCGCACAGCCCGACATCATTATGAAGATCGACACTCCGACGGAACGGCGGCAGCTTCGCAGCATCGAAGGCGCCCGTTTCATCGATGCGAGCTTTGAGGTCTCCAGCCTCCTCGTCGAAGAGGCGACCGCTTTGCCATCATCCGGCACGACAAAGTAA
- a CDS encoding PhzF family phenazine biosynthesis protein: MTIPLYQIDAFAAHIFEGNPAAVCPLETWMDDTMMQWIAAENNLAETAFFVKEAQGYRIRWFTPTTEVDLCGHATLAAAHVLFKHLGYKGESITFDSRSGALHVTRKGEYLALDFPSEPPLAVPVPPEIVTAFGKPPVEVLKGSDYIVVFPDGEDLTKLTPDYAALRALDLRGVCITARDERYDFVSRFFAPNFGIDEDPVTGSAHTQLTPYWAKRLGKRTLHARQVSPRGGELRCELAGTRVLISGRAVTYLTGSISL; this comes from the coding sequence GTGACAATCCCCCTTTATCAAATCGACGCGTTTGCCGCGCACATCTTCGAAGGCAACCCCGCCGCCGTCTGCCCCCTCGAGACATGGATGGACGATACAATGATGCAGTGGATCGCCGCGGAGAACAACCTTGCCGAGACGGCTTTCTTCGTCAAAGAGGCCCAGGGATACCGTATCCGCTGGTTTACCCCGACGACGGAAGTAGACCTTTGCGGGCATGCCACGCTGGCGGCGGCCCATGTGCTCTTCAAACACCTCGGTTACAAGGGAGAGAGCATCACCTTCGATTCGCGCAGCGGGGCTTTGCACGTCACTAGGAAAGGCGAATATCTCGCCCTCGATTTCCCCTCCGAACCGCCCCTGGCCGTCCCCGTGCCGCCGGAGATCGTTACCGCGTTCGGAAAGCCGCCGGTCGAAGTACTCAAAGGCAGCGACTATATCGTCGTCTTTCCCGACGGAGAGGATCTGACCAAACTCACCCCCGATTACGCTGCGCTCCGCGCCCTGGACCTACGGGGGGTCTGCATCACGGCGCGGGATGAACGCTACGACTTCGTCAGCCGCTTCTTCGCCCCCAACTTCGGCATCGACGAAGATCCCGTTACCGGCTCCGCCCACACCCAGCTCACCCCCTACTGGGCCAAGCGGCTCGGCAAAAGAACACTCCATGCCAGGCAGGTCTCCCCCCGCGGCGGTGAACTGCGGTGCGAGCTGGCCGGAACAAGGGTGCTCATCTCCGGACGCGCCGTCACGTATCTCACGGGCAGCATCTCCCTCTGA
- a CDS encoding cytochrome-c peroxidase, with translation MKYLMIFLLALHLIAGDDENLILLAYESGLQPVPARFTGLMLLLDEEPEAFSAEKVALGKKLFFDRNLSLGRDVSCASCHRFDRGGADGRPTAVGHLRRENPYHLNTPTVFNTAFSKKLFWDGRSETLEDQAKGPLQAPFEMAITPKAAERRVRADGEYAGRFRAVYGGRGVTFDTIVDAIAAYEKTLQTRGRYDDFLLGYTDALNAGEKEGLKLFITKGCVGCHNGIGLGGQAVRKFPLSYHGIWSLGRPKQIDRLKKRYSFAVEALRRRAFEDDAARLRYLKAQLGERDLVLLENGFFDRIDANERAAVMTLSGCSACHTEGSRGIKEALLPQIAFPFENRGGFTGAPNRYFRVPLLRNAVKTPPYFHNGSVKRLEEAIRVMGIHQLRTNLTENEIGKIVAFLRAVDGAPVTYDIAAQNDMRKRVRGKESSNTGR, from the coding sequence ATGAAATACCTGATGATCTTCTTGCTGGCGCTGCATCTCATTGCCGGCGATGATGAAAACCTGATCCTGCTGGCGTATGAGAGCGGACTGCAGCCCGTACCGGCACGTTTTACGGGACTTATGCTCCTTCTGGATGAGGAGCCCGAAGCGTTTTCGGCCGAAAAGGTCGCGCTCGGCAAAAAGCTTTTTTTTGACAGGAATCTGTCGCTGGGACGGGATGTCAGCTGTGCGTCGTGCCACCGCTTCGACAGAGGCGGTGCCGACGGGCGTCCCACTGCCGTCGGCCATTTACGGCGTGAGAATCCGTACCATCTCAACACGCCGACGGTATTCAATACGGCCTTTTCGAAAAAACTGTTTTGGGACGGCAGGAGCGAGACGCTCGAGGATCAGGCCAAGGGCCCTTTGCAGGCTCCTTTTGAAATGGCCATTACCCCGAAGGCGGCGGAGAGAAGGGTCCGGGCCGACGGGGAGTATGCCGGGCGGTTCAGGGCGGTGTACGGCGGAAGGGGGGTGACCTTCGACACCATTGTCGACGCGATTGCCGCTTATGAAAAGACCCTTCAGACAAGGGGGCGATACGATGACTTTTTACTGGGGTATACGGATGCGCTGAACGCGGGGGAGAAAGAGGGGCTGAAGCTCTTCATCACCAAAGGGTGCGTGGGGTGCCACAACGGCATCGGTCTCGGGGGTCAAGCGGTGCGAAAGTTCCCGCTCTCCTATCACGGGATCTGGAGCTTGGGACGTCCGAAACAGATCGACAGGCTCAAGAAGAGGTACTCTTTTGCCGTCGAAGCGTTGCGCCGGAGGGCATTCGAAGATGACGCGGCGCGGCTGCGGTACCTGAAAGCGCAGTTGGGAGAGCGCGATCTCGTACTGCTCGAAAACGGCTTTTTTGACCGCATCGATGCGAACGAACGCGCAGCGGTCATGACATTGTCGGGGTGTTCCGCGTGCCACACGGAGGGGAGCCGCGGCATCAAAGAAGCGCTCCTACCGCAGATTGCCTTCCCTTTTGAGAACCGGGGAGGCTTTACGGGTGCGCCAAACAGATACTTCAGGGTGCCGCTGCTGCGCAATGCCGTCAAAACGCCTCCCTATTTTCACAACGGCAGTGTCAAGAGGCTTGAAGAGGCGATCAGGGTGATGGGAATCCACCAGCTCAGAACAAACCTGACCGAAAACGAGATCGGGAAGATCGTTGCGTTTTTGAGGGCCGTGGACGGCGCCCCGGTCACGTATGATATTGCAGCGCAAAACGACATGCGTAAACGGGTTCGGGGAAAGGAGAGTAGTAATACCGGACGCTAG
- a CDS encoding c-type cytochrome gives MKFIVAGFVLMLTILASKLFLAFYIDDVNHYNLHADRKKKSEAQLTRIGESLYTIHCTSCHGKNGEGNNGKAQNHTYRIAEKSVLYVIENGSNNFRSVYPSGMPAGLLEGSEAKAIARFVAKGMQGEAPKGWSVCASCHDKSGEGIAFVAPNLKTYSDTLVATVLSNGKKGAIGTMPVFKERLSKIQMSGLAHYIRSIQK, from the coding sequence ATGAAATTTATCGTAGCCGGATTCGTGTTGATGCTCACCATCCTCGCCTCCAAGCTGTTTTTGGCCTTTTACATCGACGATGTCAATCACTACAATCTCCACGCCGACAGAAAGAAAAAAAGCGAAGCGCAGCTCACCCGCATCGGTGAATCGCTCTACACGATCCACTGTACCTCCTGCCACGGCAAAAACGGGGAAGGCAACAACGGCAAAGCGCAGAACCACACCTATCGCATCGCGGAAAAATCCGTACTGTACGTCATCGAAAACGGCTCAAACAACTTCAGGAGCGTCTATCCGTCGGGCATGCCGGCGGGGCTGCTCGAGGGGAGTGAAGCGAAAGCGATCGCGCGCTTCGTCGCAAAAGGAATGCAGGGGGAAGCGCCCAAAGGGTGGTCCGTCTGTGCCTCGTGTCATGATAAAAGCGGCGAAGGCATCGCCTTTGTGGCCCCCAACCTCAAAACCTACAGCGATACCCTGGTGGCGACCGTCCTGAGCAACGGGAAAAAGGGAGCGATCGGGACGATGCCGGTCTTCAAGGAGCGGCTCTCGAAAATACAGATGTCGGGATTGGCGCACTACATCAGAAGCATCCAGAAATGA
- a CDS encoding Crp/Fnr family transcriptional regulator, producing the protein MHLLEYEFFKELSTQERQMIEAASKPVALPIGTILYYEGDVCEEILFLKRGKVKVYLSPESVAAGEMTLYYIAPGEQCLVNTFSTVTSDKALASAVVDESIEGWLVPREKILWLINNSESYRNFKIELCGRRIGTLMDLIKSIKFDQLDQRLLNWLYVQGKDTLHITHDKIASILGVSREAVSRNLKKLEASGSISLSRGKISIAE; encoded by the coding sequence ATGCATTTACTGGAGTACGAATTTTTCAAGGAGTTGAGCACGCAGGAGCGGCAGATGATCGAAGCGGCTTCCAAACCGGTCGCACTGCCCATCGGTACCATCCTCTATTACGAAGGCGACGTCTGCGAGGAGATCCTCTTTTTGAAGCGGGGAAAGGTGAAAGTCTATCTCTCCCCGGAGAGCGTCGCCGCCGGCGAAATGACCCTGTACTATATCGCCCCCGGCGAACAGTGCCTGGTCAATACGTTCAGTACCGTCACGTCCGACAAAGCGCTCGCGTCCGCGGTCGTCGACGAATCCATCGAGGGGTGGCTGGTGCCGAGGGAAAAGATCTTGTGGCTGATCAACAACTCCGAGAGCTACCGCAACTTCAAGATTGAACTCTGCGGCAGACGGATCGGCACCCTGATGGACCTCATCAAGTCGATCAAATTCGACCAGCTCGACCAGCGGCTGCTCAACTGGCTCTATGTACAGGGGAAGGACACCCTGCATATCACCCATGACAAGATCGCCTCCATTCTGGGCGTTTCGCGCGAGGCGGTCAGCCGCAACCTCAAAAAGCTCGAAGCTTCCGGGAGTATTTCCCTGTCGCGCGGCAAAATCTCCATCGCGGAGTAA